The genomic DNA CTCGATAATTTCACCGCGGCGAATCACCAGTATCTGGTCAACATCAAGAATGGTGGAAAGACGGTGCGCTATAATCAGCGAGGTTCGTCCTGTCATAAGCTTCTTGAGCGACTCCTGAATGGTGCGCTCCGTTTCCGGGTCAACCGAGCTGGTGGCTTCATCCAGAATCAGCAAATCGGGATTGACCACCAGGGCGCGCGCAAAGGAAAGAAGCTGCCGCTCGCCCCGGCTGAAATTGGAGCCTTTCTCGGAGACTTCGGTGCTGTAGCCCTGCGGGAGACGACGGACAAAGCGGTCAATCTCCACCGTCTTTGCCGCAGCAATGATTCTTTCCTCGGTCAGACCATCCTGTTCCAGAGCGATATTGGAGCGGACATCACCGGGAAAGAGGAATATATCCTGCAACACCAAAGCGAAGCGGCGACGAAGGTCATCCTGAGAGATATCGCGAATATCGATGCCGTCAACCGTGATTCTTCCCTGCTGCGGGTCATAGAATCGCAACAGCAGAGATATCACAGTCGATTTCCCGCCGCCGGTGACACCGGCGAGGGCAACTCTCTTGCCGACCGGAATCTCGAAAGAGACATTTCGCAGCGCATGGTTTCCATCGCCGGAGTACGAAAAAGAGACATTTTCGAATCGTATTCCTTTTTCGAGCCGACTCCATATGGCGGGACGGACCGGGTCGGGAAGTCTTTCTTTGGTCGCCAGCAGGGCGAATATCCGTTTGGCGCCGGCGATGGCTTTCTGGACATTTGCCATCTGTTCGGAGACCCGGTAGATAGGGTCGAACATCCTCCAGATAAGAATTATAAACATGCTGATGATTCCGACCGTTATCTCGCCGCTTTCGGCCCAGAGGGCGCCAAAAAACAGCACCAGCGCCACCATCAGATACTGAAGAAAAAAGACGGCATTAAAAAAGAGAGTCGTTCCGACATGAACATAAATGTCGTTGCGGAATTTTTGGCGATTTGCCTCATTCAGTCTCTCTTTGACATAGGCGCCGCGATGGAAAATCTGGACGACGGAAATGCCGTGCAGAAACTCCGTAAGAGCCGCTGTCACCTCCGCCATTTTCTTGCGCAGTTCCAAGAAGTGGGGCGTGGTCAGCCGCTCGAAAATTACGAGCAGTATCAGCATCACCGGAAGCATGGTCAAAAGCACCAGCGTCAGTTTCC from Candidatus Zixiibacteriota bacterium includes the following:
- a CDS encoding ABC transporter ATP-binding protein; translation: MSFELEENEKTPFDEVDIKSRQALGKLLPLLKPYSGALLLCLALLLAATGLSLYWPVLLKNAVDIDIKNGDIPGLVWTVVLIGVSQGITLLLLFIQRIRLEIIGQDIMVELKRKLFHHILSLNISFFDRNPVGRLMARVESDTEALRMMFTNTVVLLIGDLLLAFGILAVMLYYSWKLTLVLLTMLPVMLILLVIFERLTTPHFLELRKKMAEVTAALTEFLHGISVVQIFHRGAYVKERLNEANRQKFRNDIYVHVGTTLFFNAVFFLQYLMVALVLFFGALWAESGEITVGIISMFIILIWRMFDPIYRVSEQMANVQKAIAGAKRIFALLATKERLPDPVRPAIWSRLEKGIRFENVSFSYSGDGNHALRNVSFEIPVGKRVALAGVTGGGKSTVISLLLRFYDPQQGRITVDGIDIRDISQDDLRRRFALVLQDIFLFPGDVRSNIALEQDGLTEERIIAAAKTVEIDRFVRRLPQGYSTEVSEKGSNFSRGERQLLSFARALVVNPDLLILDEATSSVDPETERTIQESLKKLMTGRTSLIIAHRLSTILDVDQILVIRRGEIIESGTHTELILQNGYYSKLFHLQFKNRNGVIANVG